Sequence from the Microbispora sp. ZYX-F-249 genome:
TCCTCGAGGCCCACGGCCCGCGCCCGCCGTACGCGGAGATGTCGACGCAGACGATGCCGGGCCGCAGGGCGGCGAGGTCGTCCGGCCCGAAACCCCTGGCCCGCAGGGTCCCCGGCCTATATGCCTGCACGACCACGTCGGCCTGGCGGACCAGTTCGCGCAGCGTGTCGGCCTGCGACCGCAGATCGACGTGGCACGACCGCTTGCCGAACGCCGTCTCCACCACGAGCCCCGGAACCTCCGGCAGGTGCGCGGCGCCCACCCGCAGCACGTCCGCGCCGTACGCCGCGAGCGCCCGCGCGGCCACCGGTCCGGCGATCACGCGGGTGAGGTCGAGCACCCGTATGCCGCTCAGCGGCCGACGCGGCCCGGCCGGAGAGCCGGTGACGGGGCCGGACATCTCCCCGGCCCATGCGCGGCCCTCGGTGGAAGGCCCGGTCCGGCTGTGGCCGGTCTCGCCACAGTCGCTCCTACAGTCGCTCCCACCGCCACTCCCGCCGTCGGTTCCGCTGTGATAGGTCTCGCCGCGGCCAGTTCCGCCGTGGCCGCTCTCGCCGCGGCCGGTTCCACCGCCGGTCCCGCTGTGTCCGCTCTCACTGCGACCGGTTTCACTGCGACCGGTCTCACCGCGGCCGGTCCCGCTGTGTCCGGCCTCACCGCGGCCGGTGAGACCGCCGCGCGGCCGGCCGCCCCCTTCCCCGTCGGGCAGCCGGGAGACGCCCACGAGAGGCAGGCCGGCCAGCGCCCGCGCCTGCGGGTGCGCGAGCCACTCCGCCCTGCTCCGCATCGCCGCCGCGCAGCCGCCCGCGCGAATCACGGCCTCCTCGATGTCGACCGCCGCACGGCCGGCACACGCCCTCGCGACGTCCTCCTTGCCCGCGCCCGGGGGCAGCCCGAGCGCGCGCACGGCGGCGTCGCGGTGGTGGTCGAAGTTGCAGTGGAGCCGCACCCAGCCGTCCGAGGCGCGGTAGTCCCCCGACAGCGCGGCCCAGACGTCCATGCCCTTCCCGTCGGCGCGGAAATGCCGCTCGCTCTGGAAGGCCACGGCGGCGTGGCGGACATCGATGGTCACGTCCGGGTCGCTGTGCGTACCGTGAAGGTCTTCCCGGCCGCCGGGCCCCTCCTCGCCCCTGCCCTCGATCCGCACGGCAGTACGTGCGGCATAGGCGGCGACGGCGGCGGTCAGGGCGCCGGCCGAGGCCGCGGCCATCGTGCCGATGGGGAAGACGGACGGCAGCGCGGGATCCTCTCCGGTGACCCGGACCTCGGGCAGGGCGACCCCGACGCTCGCACCCAG
This genomic interval carries:
- a CDS encoding CoA transferase, which gives rise to MTAKLIRELGASVGVALPEVRVTGEDPALPSVFPIGTMAAASAGALTAAVAAYAARTAVRIEGRGEEGPGGREDLHGTHSDPDVTIDVRHAAVAFQSERHFRADGKGMDVWAALSGDYRASDGWVRLHCNFDHHRDAAVRALGLPPGAGKEDVARACAGRAAVDIEEAVIRAGGCAAAMRSRAEWLAHPQARALAGLPLVGVSRLPDGEGGGRPRGGLTGRGEAGHSGTGRGETGRSETGRSESGHSGTGGGTGRGESGHGGTGRGETYHSGTDGGSGGGSDCRSDCGETGHSRTGPSTEGRAWAGEMSGPVTGSPAGPRRPLSGIRVLDLTRVIAGPVAARALAAYGADVLRVGAAHLPEVPGLVVETAFGKRSCHVDLRSQADTLRELVRQADVVVQAYRPGTLRARGFGPDDLAALRPGIVCVDISAYGGRGPWASRRGFDSLVQMACGIAHENGDGLRPNPLPAQALDHGTGYLAAFGVVAALLRRAAEGGSWHVEVSLARTAAWLDELGRVDAEGVRQPPVDDLLATMDSPFGTLTYVRPPGAVNGTRPHWTSPPPRQGEHPASWAPVS